Proteins encoded together in one Marinobacter sp. Arc7-DN-1 window:
- a CDS encoding LysR family transcriptional regulator: MNFKRLESFIWVATLGSFRKAAERQYTTQPAISNRIAALEEELGVKLFERESGHTQLTSKGQELLPYAEKIVFMAQQLRKRADRVALLSGILRLGVSETIVHSWLPRFFRELNETVPNLDVEITVDVTGNLRTGLLDRSLDLAFLMGPVSEPKIENRELCSFPLVWVASPELNLPDSRLDLKELAQWPIITYARNTRPFAEISQKFSELDELPARFYSSSSLAACRQLTLDGIGISTLPLSVIEHELDNGRLVQLQTSWTPSELAFTASYPGVPFNPVAELAANLAVRVSSEYAQAPHHEMLSSGLKNDN; encoded by the coding sequence ATGAACTTCAAACGTCTGGAATCCTTTATCTGGGTGGCCACACTCGGGAGCTTTCGCAAGGCCGCCGAACGTCAGTACACAACCCAGCCTGCCATTTCCAACCGCATCGCCGCACTCGAGGAAGAGCTGGGCGTCAAGCTGTTCGAGCGGGAGTCAGGCCATACACAGTTGACCAGCAAGGGGCAGGAATTGCTGCCCTACGCCGAAAAAATTGTTTTCATGGCCCAGCAGCTGCGTAAACGGGCCGACCGGGTTGCCCTGCTGTCCGGCATTCTTCGGCTGGGCGTCTCGGAAACCATTGTCCATTCGTGGCTGCCCCGTTTCTTTCGGGAGTTGAACGAGACAGTACCCAACCTTGATGTTGAGATAACCGTGGATGTTACCGGGAATCTTCGCACCGGTTTGCTGGACCGGAGTCTGGATCTGGCCTTCCTGATGGGCCCGGTCTCCGAACCGAAGATCGAAAACCGCGAGCTCTGCAGCTTTCCACTGGTATGGGTGGCCAGCCCGGAGCTGAACCTGCCCGACAGTCGCCTGGATCTCAAGGAACTGGCGCAATGGCCCATCATCACCTACGCCAGAAATACCAGACCATTTGCCGAGATCAGCCAGAAGTTCAGTGAACTCGACGAACTGCCCGCCCGGTTCTATTCGTCCAGTTCCCTCGCCGCCTGCCGGCAATTAACCCTGGATGGCATCGGCATTTCCACGCTCCCCCTGAGCGTGATCGAGCACGAACTGGACAACGGCAGACTGGTTCAACTCCAGACATCATGGACGCCATCGGAACTTGCCTTTACCGCCTCTTACCCAGGCGTCCCCTTTAACCCGGTCGCGGAGCTGGCAGCCAACCTGGCTGTCAGGGTCTCCAGTGAGTATGCACAAGCGCCTCATCACGAAATGTTATCGTCAGGTCTAAAAAACGATAATTAG
- a CDS encoding putative hydro-lyase encodes MHTSAYSDFKASLLEQASELRARIRSGTHTATTSGVANSLLQGNVVILPSEWAGEFLLYCQNNPVACPLIGVSRPGDPNLPDLGQDLDIRTDVPEYQVFRNGERSEKVSDIKSLWQDDFVTFVLGCSFSFEDALSRAGLSVRNVEQGLNVSMFRSNITTRPSGRFHGNMVVSMRPFASADAIRAIQVTTRLPKAHGAPVHIGDPELIGIQDINKPDFGDPVTIRPGELPLFWACGVTPQLALEHARLPIAITHVPGKMLLTERLNEELAVL; translated from the coding sequence ATGCACACAAGTGCGTATTCCGATTTCAAGGCCAGCCTGCTTGAGCAGGCCTCAGAACTGCGGGCACGCATTCGCTCGGGTACGCACACCGCCACCACAAGCGGAGTCGCGAACAGCCTGCTTCAGGGCAACGTGGTCATCCTGCCCTCCGAGTGGGCGGGAGAATTTCTTCTATACTGTCAGAATAACCCGGTTGCCTGCCCGCTGATCGGCGTTTCCCGGCCCGGCGACCCGAACCTGCCTGACCTGGGCCAGGACCTGGATATCCGCACCGATGTACCCGAGTACCAGGTCTTCAGGAATGGCGAGCGCAGTGAAAAAGTCAGTGACATTAAAAGCCTGTGGCAGGACGATTTCGTTACCTTTGTTCTTGGCTGTTCGTTTTCCTTCGAAGACGCCCTGAGCCGGGCAGGCCTCTCGGTGAGAAACGTCGAACAGGGCCTGAATGTTTCCATGTTCCGCTCAAACATTACCACCCGACCCTCAGGCCGATTCCACGGCAACATGGTGGTTTCAATGCGCCCTTTCGCCAGTGCCGATGCCATCCGGGCGATCCAGGTGACGACACGCCTTCCCAAGGCCCATGGAGCACCCGTACACATTGGCGATCCGGAACTGATTGGAATTCAGGACATCAACAAACCCGATTTCGGAGATCCGGTAACCATCCGGCCGGGCGAGCTTCCGCTGTTCTGGGCCTGCGGAGTTACCCCCCAGCTGGCTCTGGAACATGCCCGCCTGCCGATCGCAATAACCCACGTACCGGGAAAAATGCTGCTGACAGAGCGGCTGAATGAAGAGCTGGCGGTACTCTGA
- a CDS encoding TRAP transporter substrate-binding protein, whose amino-acid sequence MFKQLATATLVTGALFTSSVQADQWHMPTPYGDANLPTQIAYEFAEDIKNGTDGDIDITVHSGASLVKHPEIPRAVRTGQVQLGEIFIGIMGNTHPVFKHDNIPFLATTFEDAEKLWEAAKPEIEKQLDKEGMTLLYAVPWPAQSLYTQAPVNTLEDLRGLKMRAYSPSTSRLADLMNTTPTTVQVPEIPQAFSTGIIDAMITSPSTGANGQAWDYLSHYTDIKAWIPKNVVVANKRAFRRLSDEQRKVILDAAAAAEEKGWKGVRKTAAEDTATLAEHGIIVSEPSDELMAELQKIGDIMVKEWEQEAPEEVGAILSRYR is encoded by the coding sequence ATGTTTAAACAACTCGCTACAGCCACCCTGGTTACCGGGGCGCTGTTCACCTCATCCGTCCAGGCCGACCAGTGGCACATGCCGACGCCCTATGGCGACGCCAACCTGCCCACCCAGATCGCCTATGAGTTTGCCGAGGACATCAAAAACGGCACGGATGGCGACATCGACATCACAGTTCACTCTGGCGCGTCCCTGGTCAAGCACCCGGAAATCCCGAGAGCCGTCCGGACCGGTCAGGTGCAACTGGGAGAGATTTTCATCGGCATCATGGGTAACACTCATCCGGTCTTCAAGCACGATAACATTCCGTTCCTGGCAACAACCTTTGAAGACGCCGAAAAGCTTTGGGAAGCCGCAAAACCCGAGATTGAGAAACAGCTGGACAAGGAAGGCATGACGCTGCTGTACGCTGTCCCCTGGCCGGCCCAGAGCCTCTACACCCAGGCACCGGTAAACACGCTGGAAGATCTCAGGGGCCTGAAGATGCGCGCCTACAGCCCGTCGACTTCGCGCCTCGCGGACCTTATGAACACAACACCCACCACCGTACAGGTTCCCGAAATTCCGCAGGCGTTCAGCACCGGTATTATTGACGCGATGATCACCTCACCATCCACCGGCGCCAACGGCCAGGCGTGGGATTACCTCTCCCACTATACTGATATAAAGGCCTGGATTCCCAAGAACGTTGTTGTTGCCAATAAACGGGCGTTCCGCCGGCTGAGCGACGAGCAGCGGAAGGTTATCCTTGATGCTGCCGCCGCGGCCGAAGAGAAAGGCTGGAAAGGCGTTCGCAAAACCGCCGCCGAAGACACGGCAACCCTTGCAGAACATGGCATCATCGTCTCCGAACCGTCGGATGAACTGATGGCCGAGCTTCAGAAGATCGGGGACATCATGGTGAAGGAGTGGGAACAGGAAGCTCCGGAGGAAGTCGGCGCCATTCTGTCCCGCTATCGCTGA
- a CDS encoding TRAP transporter small permease, whose translation MSSLRDKFYLASGYASGFCIALIMVVILAQIVGRIFGFIIPSAENVSGYALAASTFFGLAYTFHEGGHIRVTLVIQKWSGRPRYIQELSVLIFGFGLASYMTFYSWHMVWESYIFGEVSHGYIPIPLWIPQIPVGLGMLALNIAILDDLIAVIRKRTPSYQQHENEINLEEV comes from the coding sequence ATGAGCTCTCTTCGAGACAAGTTCTACCTGGCATCCGGCTACGCATCGGGCTTCTGTATCGCGCTGATCATGGTGGTGATCCTTGCCCAGATCGTTGGGCGCATATTCGGTTTCATCATTCCATCAGCAGAGAACGTGTCGGGTTACGCCCTCGCCGCCTCCACCTTTTTCGGCCTGGCCTACACCTTTCACGAAGGCGGACACATCAGGGTAACACTGGTCATTCAGAAGTGGAGCGGACGCCCGCGTTATATCCAGGAACTGTCAGTGCTGATTTTCGGCTTCGGACTCGCCAGTTACATGACGTTCTATAGCTGGCACATGGTCTGGGAATCCTACATCTTCGGGGAAGTCTCCCACGGCTATATCCCGATACCGCTCTGGATACCCCAGATTCCGGTCGGGCTGGGCATGCTGGCCCTGAACATCGCCATCCTCGACGACCTGATTGCCGTCATCCGGAAGCGCACACCGTCCTACCAGCAGCATGAAAACGAAATCAACCTGGAGGAAGTGTAA